The segment TCAACAGTCTTTCGGGGCTTCGCATTTCCGGCCTGATGACGATGCCTCCCTTTGACCCGGATCCCGAGATGGCCCGCCCCCATTTCGCGGCTCTGCGAGATCTGCGGGACCGTCTGTCCCAGGGGTTGCCTGAAGCGGACTGGCATCATCTGAGCATGGGCATGAGTCACGATTTTGAGGTCGCCATCGAAGAGGGAGCTACCATTGTTCGAGTGGGTACCGCGATTTTCGGTTCCCGGTTATAATCTTTGAACGGAGTGACTCGCAATCAATTGTTGAGGTGCAGCATGGAAGAGAACACAACCATCAGTTTCATCGGCGCAGGCGCCATGGGCGAGGCGATGATCAAGGGTATTTTAACGCAGAATCTGGTGCCCGCGGAAGGGATCATTGCGTCCGATCCCCGGCAGGAGCGAGGGGATCAGCTACGCGGGAAGTATGGCATCGGTTTCACCACCGACAACAGGGAGGCGGCCGATTTCGGCGAGACCGTGGTGTTAAGTGTGAAACCTCAGGTGCTGCCAGCGGTCATGCCTGATCTGCGAGGCCACCTGGGCCGCGGTTCGCTGTTGCTGTCCATTGTGGCTGGTGCTCGCATCAGTGCCATCCTCTATGGTACAGGCCATCCTGCAATTGTGCGCTCGATGCCCAACACGCCTGCCCAACTGGGAAAAGGCATGACCGTCTGGACCTGCACAGCGGATGTAGACGCAACCCAACAGGAACATACGCGGGCGATCCTGGGTGCCCTGGGCGATGAACACTATGTGGCGGACGAGGGCTACCTTGATATGGCAACCGCGTTGAGCGGTACTGGACCGGCCTACGTCTTCCTTTTTATGGAAGCCCTGATCGACGCCGGTGTGCACATGGGATTTTCAAGACACGTGGCTGAGAAGTTGGTTTTGCAGACCATGGAAGGTTCTGTGGCAATCGCGCGCCAGTCGGACATCCACCAGGCCGAATTGCGAAACAAGGTAACCTCGCCCGGCGGCACTTCTGCCGAAGCCATCTACGAACTGGAGAAGGGGGGGATGCGCACGATTCTCTCCAAGGCGGTCTGGGCCGCGTATAACAAGTCCAAATACCTGGGCGACCTTTCGGAAAAATCGGAGAGTTGATATGGATAGTTTGATACTTGTCGTTGTTCGTCTGCTTGACTTTTATCTGATAATTCTTTTTTTGCGGGTGATGCTGACCTGGATTCCCAATCTGAGTCCGGACAATCCCATCGTGCGCGTATTGGGCACGCTCACCGACCCTGTGCTTGAAATGGGCCGCAGGGTTATGCCACCCAAAGGCGGCGTAGATTTTTCGCCCATGCTGGTTTTTTTCGCCATCATGATTTTTCGGGAGATTCTCACTCGGCTTGTTTGATGAGATACTCAAGTGAACAATGACCACCGTTGCAGCGTGTAATTCGTAGCCTGGCACCGGTGGGTGTTGACCGACACTTTTGGAGGACACTTATGTGGAAAAGACGATCCCTTTCCCTGGCGTTGATGGGAATCATCATATCGATGTTGGCCGCGTGTGGACCTGAAGGGATTGGCAGCAACGCTGCCAGCCCGGAGCCCCCGCCTGTTGTGGGGGTTCGTAGTGCGGCCTCCACGCCTGAAAGCCTGGAAATCGAAAAGCGGCCAACCATTGCCCAGACGCCTGAGGTGGTGGAGCCTGTCTTGTCCAGATCGGTTTCAGAAGTGGCCGCAGCCGCCAGCGCTCAGCGCTTGATTTCCGCCGTCGCCATAAACGATCTGTCGCAACGATTGGGCGTTTCCACGGAGTCGATTGAGGTAGTGGAGGCCGCAGAGATGGAGTGGCCCGATGCGAGCCTGGGCTGTCCCGCGCCAGACATGGGCTATGCTCAGATGCTTACCAACGGAATGCAGGTCGTTCTTCAGGTCGAGGGCAGGACCTATGCCTACCATGGGCGATCTCCCAACGATCTGTTTTTGTGCGGCCCTGATGGTCCCGTGCAGGCGGGCAAGGCGCCAGTTTCATTGGAAGATGGGGATCAGGATCAGCAGACGAAGATCGTGGCGACAGTAGCCGCTGATTTAGGCAAAAGGCTGACGGTGTCTACTGAGGAGATCGAGGTTGTTTCAGTCCAGTCGAGGGATTGGCCCAATTCCGGGCTGGGCTGTAGCCAGCCCAACCAGCGGGTCATGGATGTGATCACGCCGGGCTATCAAATCGTTCTGCAATCTGGTGATACGACTTTTACCTACCACACCGATTTGAAGGGCAATTTCGTGCTCTGTGAAAAGGGCAAGCCGTAGCGCCGGCTGTCGGGGGGCACGGGGACACGGCTTCCAGAAGACCGCAGACGACGGACGGCTTCCAGAAGACCGCAGACGACGGACGGCAGACCGCTTCCAGGGGACGCGGGGACACGGCTTCCAGAAGACCGCAGACGACGGACGGCAGACCGCTTCCAGGGGACGCGGGGACGCGGCTTCCAGAAGACCGCAGACGACGGACGGCAGACCGCTTCCAGGGGACGCGGGGACGCGGCTTCCAGAAGACCGCAGACGACGGACGACAGACCGCTTCCAGGGGACGCGGGGACGCGGCTTCCAGAAGACCGCAGACGACGGACGACAGACCGCTTCCAGAAGACGGCGGTCTGCGATGCAGGGACGCGGCTTTCAGAAGACCGCAGACGGAAGATGGCGGTCCGCGGTCTGCGGTCAACGGTCATCCGGCGGCGGTCCGCGGTCGGTGGTCAGCGGTCCTCCGAGCTGTCTGCCGCAACACTCAGTTGGCGGTGCGGTACATGACCCGGACGTAACCAACCTTGCTCGGGTCCCAGTAGTCCTGGGTTGCCAGACCATAGCGCACGCCATGGTCGTCGTCAGACGTCAGGATGAAGCCGTAGTTAGGAGCGCCGCGCACGATATCCTCGGCGATCTCGGTGATGTCAAGACGTAGCCAGGTGCCGATCTTGCCCGAGCCGATGTGGTTGGTATCGACGACGGGGCCGAAGTC is part of the Chloroflexota bacterium genome and harbors:
- the proC gene encoding pyrroline-5-carboxylate reductase yields the protein MEENTTISFIGAGAMGEAMIKGILTQNLVPAEGIIASDPRQERGDQLRGKYGIGFTTDNREAADFGETVVLSVKPQVLPAVMPDLRGHLGRGSLLLSIVAGARISAILYGTGHPAIVRSMPNTPAQLGKGMTVWTCTADVDATQQEHTRAILGALGDEHYVADEGYLDMATALSGTGPAYVFLFMEALIDAGVHMGFSRHVAEKLVLQTMEGSVAIARQSDIHQAELRNKVTSPGGTSAEAIYELEKGGMRTILSKAVWAAYNKSKYLGDLSEKSES
- a CDS encoding YggT family protein, whose translation is MDSLILVVVRLLDFYLIILFLRVMLTWIPNLSPDNPIVRVLGTLTDPVLEMGRRVMPPKGGVDFSPMLVFFAIMIFREILTRLV